In the genome of Candidatus Eisenbacteria bacterium, one region contains:
- the fabG gene encoding 3-oxoacyl-ACP reductase FabG, with translation MDRPKGVTMHLDGRVAVVTGGSRGIGRASAALLARAGARVAFGYHRDTRGAKELVDEIRGTGGEAVALRGDLGERSACEDLVQTTLKKWGRLDILVLNSGIWTEGAVDRMSDAVWRDTMRANLDSGFYLCRAAVPGMKRRRSGQIVFISSTAGQRGEANHSHYAASKGAVISMTKSLSTELAPWNIHVNCVAPGWVETDMAAPGLRGALRKKVTATIPLGRVGRPEDVAAAVLFTVSGLCQFMTGEVINVNGGAVLCG, from the coding sequence ATGGACCGGCCCAAGGGAGTCACCATGCACCTGGACGGCCGCGTGGCCGTCGTGACCGGCGGTTCCCGCGGCATCGGCCGTGCCTCCGCGGCGCTGCTGGCGCGCGCCGGCGCGCGCGTGGCGTTCGGCTACCATCGCGACACCCGCGGCGCCAAGGAGCTGGTGGACGAGATCCGCGGCACCGGCGGCGAGGCCGTCGCGCTGCGCGGAGACCTGGGTGAACGCTCCGCGTGCGAGGACCTGGTCCAGACCACGCTCAAGAAGTGGGGCCGCCTCGACATCCTGGTGCTCAACTCGGGGATCTGGACCGAGGGCGCCGTGGACCGCATGAGCGACGCCGTGTGGCGGGACACCATGCGCGCCAACCTGGACTCGGGCTTCTACCTGTGCCGCGCGGCCGTGCCCGGCATGAAGCGGCGCCGCAGCGGCCAGATCGTGTTCATCTCCTCCACCGCCGGCCAGCGCGGCGAGGCCAACCACTCGCACTACGCGGCCTCCAAGGGCGCGGTGATCAGCATGACCAAGTCGCTGAGCACGGAACTGGCGCCGTGGAACATCCACGTGAACTGCGTGGCGCCCGGCTGGGTGGAGACGGACATGGCCGCCCCGGGCCTTCGCGGCGCGTTGCGCAAGAAGGTCACCGCCACCATCCCCCTGGGCCGCGTGGGCCGGCCCGAGGATGTTGCGGCGGCGGTGCTGTTCACGGTGTCGGGCCTGTGCCAGTTCATGACCGGGGAGGTCATCAACGTCAACGGCGGCGCGGTGTTGTGCGGGTGA
- a CDS encoding acetyl-CoA hydrolase/transferase family protein, giving the protein MTKFVTPQEAVSVIQSGDRVFVHSVAAAPQRLIDAMTARAPELRDVEIVHLHTEATAPYAAPEVADSFFVNALFVGANVRKALHEGRADYVPNFLSEVPALFRKGILPLDVALIQVSPPDRHGYCSLGVSVDVARAAVQVARHVVAQVNPQMPRTHGDSFLHISEIDTAVEVDDPLPEVALPPIGDVERAVGRHVAELVEDGATLQMGIGAIPDAVLSELTNHKRLGIHTEMFSDGLIQLVEKGVVTGEDKKVHPGKIVAGFVMGTKRLYDFIDDNPIVTMLDIAYVNDTSVIRRNPKVTAINSCIEVDLTGQVCADSIGTRQYSGVGGQMDFVRGASLSEGGKPIIALPSTTSRGESRLVPFLKQGAGVVTTRAHVHYVATEYGVANLYGKNMHQRARALIEIAHPDHRETLAKATVERFGSHLWNMAARKQEPALAK; this is encoded by the coding sequence ATGACAAAATTCGTCACACCGCAAGAGGCCGTCTCGGTCATCCAGTCCGGTGACCGCGTCTTCGTGCACAGCGTCGCCGCAGCGCCGCAGCGACTCATTGACGCCATGACGGCCCGCGCGCCCGAGCTGCGCGACGTCGAGATCGTGCACCTGCACACCGAGGCCACGGCGCCCTACGCGGCGCCCGAGGTGGCCGACAGTTTCTTCGTCAACGCCCTGTTCGTGGGCGCCAACGTGCGCAAGGCCCTGCACGAGGGCCGCGCCGACTACGTGCCGAACTTCCTGAGCGAGGTGCCGGCGCTGTTCCGCAAGGGCATCCTGCCCCTGGACGTGGCGCTGATCCAGGTCTCGCCGCCCGACCGCCACGGCTACTGCTCCCTGGGCGTGTCGGTGGACGTGGCCCGCGCCGCGGTGCAGGTGGCCCGCCACGTGGTGGCGCAGGTCAATCCGCAGATGCCGCGCACCCACGGCGACAGCTTCCTGCACATCTCCGAGATTGACACCGCCGTGGAGGTGGACGACCCCCTGCCCGAGGTGGCCCTGCCCCCGATCGGGGACGTGGAGCGCGCCGTGGGACGGCACGTGGCCGAGCTGGTGGAGGACGGCGCCACGCTGCAGATGGGCATCGGAGCCATCCCCGACGCGGTCCTGAGCGAGCTGACCAACCACAAGCGCCTGGGCATCCACACCGAGATGTTCTCCGACGGGCTGATCCAGCTGGTGGAGAAGGGCGTGGTTACCGGCGAGGACAAGAAGGTCCACCCGGGCAAGATCGTGGCCGGGTTCGTGATGGGCACCAAGCGGCTGTACGACTTCATCGACGACAACCCGATCGTCACCATGCTCGACATCGCCTACGTGAACGACACCTCGGTGATCCGGCGCAACCCCAAGGTGACCGCCATCAACAGCTGCATCGAAGTGGACCTCACCGGCCAGGTGTGCGCGGACTCCATCGGCACGCGCCAGTATTCCGGCGTGGGCGGCCAGATGGACTTCGTGCGCGGCGCCTCGCTGTCCGAGGGCGGCAAACCGATCATCGCGCTGCCGTCCACGACCAGCCGGGGCGAGAGCCGCCTGGTGCCGTTCCTGAAGCAGGGCGCCGGCGTGGTGACCACCCGGGCGCACGTGCACTACGTGGCGACCGAGTACGGCGTCGCCAACCTGTACGGCAAGAATATGCACCAGCGGGCCCGGGCGCTGATCGAGATCGCCCACCCCGACCACCGTGAGACGCTGGCGAAGGCCACCGTGGAGCGCTTCGGCTCCCACCTGTGGAACATGGCCGCGCGCAAGCAGGAGCCGGCGCTGGCGAAGTAG
- a CDS encoding YbjQ family protein, whose product MDHTMVTTAPFLDGYRVQRHLGVVRGIIVRSRSVFGTIGAGIQTIFGGNITLFTELCESTRKDAYELMIQHADQLGANAVIGVSYDATEVLSGVTEVIAYGTAVVVQKS is encoded by the coding sequence ATGGACCACACGATGGTCACCACCGCCCCGTTTCTCGACGGCTACCGCGTGCAGCGCCACCTGGGCGTGGTGCGCGGCATCATCGTGCGCTCGCGTTCCGTGTTCGGGACCATCGGCGCTGGAATCCAGACGATCTTCGGCGGGAACATCACGCTGTTCACCGAGCTCTGCGAGAGCACGCGCAAGGACGCCTACGAGCTGATGATCCAGCACGCGGACCAACTGGGCGCCAACGCGGTGATCGGCGTGAGCTACGACGCCACGGAAGTGCTCTCCGGCGTGACCGAGGTGATCGCGTACGGGACGGCGGTGGTGGTGCAGAAATCCTAG
- a CDS encoding S9 family peptidase: MPTQPKHPLTVEDLWAMPRVAPPAVSPDGAKLVVPVTTYDMEKNQGRTRLWSLPAGGGAPRALTADDSSSREPALSPDGTRLAFVRARDKEPAQLHVMPLDGGEAEKLTDLPLGCFDPKWFPDGRRVALVVPLLREAPTPAGTRELAAKREAEPVKAHVTEDRMCRYWDRWLTDGEVPHIFVLDTVTRELRDLTPDNTRWFDLMDPAGQYDISPDGSEIAFSADSSPAPHTLMNWDIFTVPVTGGPVRNLTAGNPGHDLRPRYSPDGRWILYGMQTLLTFYADRVRLALCDRRSGAHAVLTEAWDRSAGGWEWSRDSRSIVFHAEDRGVTALYEIRVGAAAAGAEAAPATPVELHRGGHVAGISVSEGAIHFVQDTLHAPPEAAACDRDGANFRWVSGFNRDVLAKLDLGESRVMEFQGSEGHPVQMILVLPPGFDPKRKYPLVHMIHGGPHAIFGDQFHFRWNPHAFAAPGHVVALVNFHGSTSWGQEFAQCIQGAWGDRPFRDIMLATDVLEKLPFVDRARMAATGGSYGGYLVSWIAGHTDRFACLVNHAGVSDTQTQFASDETVDDPASLGGAPWENLEGLDRWNPVRHAADFRTPMLVLHGMRDYRVPHAQALSIYAAYKAQGLEARLVVLPDEGHWILKPRNSRFWFGEVLGWLGRYLK; this comes from the coding sequence GTGCCCACGCAGCCCAAGCACCCCCTTACCGTCGAGGACCTGTGGGCCATGCCCCGGGTGGCTCCCCCGGCGGTGTCTCCCGACGGCGCGAAGCTGGTCGTGCCGGTCACTACCTACGACATGGAGAAGAACCAGGGCCGCACCCGCCTGTGGTCGCTGCCGGCCGGCGGCGGAGCGCCGCGCGCGCTCACCGCCGACGACTCCAGCAGTCGCGAGCCCGCGCTGAGCCCGGACGGGACCCGCCTCGCGTTCGTGCGCGCGAGGGACAAGGAACCTGCGCAACTCCACGTGATGCCCCTGGACGGAGGCGAGGCCGAGAAGCTCACCGACCTGCCTCTGGGCTGCTTCGACCCGAAGTGGTTCCCGGACGGCCGGCGCGTGGCGCTGGTTGTGCCGCTGCTGCGAGAGGCCCCCACACCCGCGGGCACGCGGGAGCTGGCCGCGAAGCGCGAGGCGGAGCCGGTGAAGGCCCACGTCACCGAGGATCGAATGTGCCGCTACTGGGACCGCTGGCTCACCGACGGCGAGGTGCCGCACATCTTCGTGCTCGACACCGTCACCCGCGAGCTGCGCGACCTGACCCCCGACAACACCCGCTGGTTCGACCTGATGGACCCGGCCGGGCAGTACGACATCTCGCCCGACGGCTCGGAGATCGCCTTCTCCGCGGATTCGAGCCCCGCGCCGCACACGCTGATGAACTGGGACATCTTCACCGTTCCGGTCACCGGCGGGCCGGTGCGCAACCTGACCGCGGGCAACCCGGGGCACGACCTGCGGCCGCGCTACAGCCCCGACGGCCGCTGGATCCTGTACGGGATGCAGACGCTCCTGACCTTCTATGCCGACCGCGTGCGCCTGGCGCTGTGCGACCGGCGGAGCGGCGCGCACGCGGTGCTCACCGAGGCCTGGGACCGCTCCGCCGGCGGCTGGGAGTGGAGCCGCGACAGTCGCTCGATCGTGTTCCACGCGGAGGATCGGGGAGTGACGGCGCTGTACGAGATCCGCGTGGGCGCGGCGGCCGCGGGCGCGGAAGCCGCCCCGGCCACGCCCGTAGAGCTGCACCGCGGGGGGCACGTCGCGGGCATCTCGGTGTCCGAGGGCGCCATCCACTTCGTGCAGGACACGCTCCACGCGCCGCCCGAAGCGGCCGCGTGCGATCGCGACGGCGCGAACTTCCGCTGGGTGAGCGGCTTCAACCGCGACGTGCTGGCGAAGCTGGACCTCGGCGAATCGCGCGTGATGGAGTTCCAGGGCAGCGAGGGCCACCCGGTGCAGATGATCCTGGTGCTGCCGCCGGGCTTCGACCCGAAGAGGAAGTACCCGCTGGTGCACATGATCCACGGCGGCCCGCACGCGATCTTCGGCGACCAGTTCCACTTCCGGTGGAACCCGCACGCCTTCGCCGCGCCCGGCCACGTGGTGGCGCTGGTCAACTTCCACGGCTCCACGTCGTGGGGGCAGGAGTTCGCGCAGTGCATCCAGGGGGCGTGGGGCGACCGCCCGTTCCGCGACATCATGCTGGCCACCGACGTGCTGGAGAAGCTGCCCTTCGTGGACCGGGCCCGCATGGCCGCCACCGGGGGATCCTACGGCGGCTACCTGGTGAGCTGGATCGCCGGGCACACCGATCGCTTCGCCTGCCTGGTGAATCACGCCGGCGTGTCCGACACCCAGACCCAGTTCGCCAGCGACGAGACCGTGGACGATCCCGCCTCCCTGGGCGGGGCCCCCTGGGAGAACCTGGAGGGCCTGGACCGCTGGAACCCCGTGCGCCACGCCGCGGACTTCAGGACGCCGATGCTGGTGCTGCACGGCATGCGCGACTACCGCGTGCCGCACGCCCAGGCGCTGTCCATCTACGCCGCCTACAAGGCGCAGGGGCTCGAGGCCCGGCTGGTGGTGCTGCCGGACGAGGGCCACTGGATCCTGAAGCCCAGGAACTCGCGCTTCTGGTTCGGGGAAGTGCTGGGGTGGCTGGGGAGGTATCTCAAGTAG
- a CDS encoding insulinase family protein, whose translation MRRHSPWMIPLLALLLAVPAGAQRLDVKEHRLANGMQLLLVEDHTLPVMTYFVFFHVGSRNEVQGITGISHLFEHMMFNGAKKYGPEMFDRTLEGNGGYSNAFTGRDMTAYYEDFPSSALETVLDLEQDRMRDLNLTQASMDHELGVVREERRFRVDNTTEGPCEEQLWATAFNAHSYHWDVIGWMADLDSMKVQSCREYFHTYYAPNNCTVVLSGDFDSQKVLPLVEKYLGVLKASDPPKRIPTPEPEQMGERRAEIRKEGEVPLVYVGYKGPSATDPDMPALDVLEYIVARGESSRLYRSLVAGSQTCLDAGANFEWMKDPGLLVLTATVKPDKAPADVEKLLYAQLDTLARIPVAARELEAAKNGLEAHLVRELKTTEGRALVLGNYQLMLGDWKLVNTMMDRYRAVTAADVQRVAARYFNPLRRTVVTFIPTETAAAPAR comes from the coding sequence ATGCGGCGACACTCGCCGTGGATGATTCCGCTGCTGGCGCTGCTGCTGGCCGTCCCGGCCGGCGCGCAGCGCCTCGACGTCAAGGAGCACCGTCTGGCCAACGGCATGCAGCTGCTGCTGGTCGAGGATCACACCCTGCCGGTGATGACCTACTTCGTGTTCTTCCACGTCGGCAGCCGCAACGAGGTGCAGGGCATCACCGGGATCTCGCACCTCTTCGAGCACATGATGTTCAACGGTGCGAAGAAGTACGGCCCCGAGATGTTCGACCGCACCCTCGAGGGCAACGGCGGCTACAGCAACGCCTTCACCGGCCGCGACATGACCGCCTACTACGAGGACTTCCCCAGCAGCGCGCTCGAGACCGTCCTGGACCTGGAGCAGGACCGCATGCGCGACCTCAACCTCACGCAGGCATCCATGGACCACGAGCTGGGCGTGGTGCGCGAGGAGCGGCGCTTCCGGGTGGACAACACCACCGAGGGGCCGTGCGAGGAGCAGCTGTGGGCCACCGCCTTCAACGCCCACTCGTATCACTGGGACGTGATCGGGTGGATGGCGGACCTGGACAGCATGAAGGTGCAGTCCTGCCGCGAGTACTTCCACACCTACTACGCACCCAACAACTGCACCGTGGTGCTCTCGGGCGATTTCGACAGCCAGAAGGTGCTCCCGCTGGTGGAGAAATACCTCGGGGTGCTGAAGGCCTCCGACCCGCCCAAGCGCATCCCCACGCCCGAGCCCGAGCAGATGGGCGAGCGCCGGGCCGAGATCCGCAAGGAGGGCGAGGTGCCGCTGGTGTACGTGGGCTACAAGGGCCCCTCCGCCACCGACCCGGACATGCCCGCGCTGGACGTGCTCGAGTACATCGTGGCGCGCGGCGAGAGCTCGCGCCTGTACCGCTCGCTGGTGGCCGGCTCGCAGACCTGCCTGGACGCCGGCGCGAACTTCGAGTGGATGAAGGACCCCGGCCTGCTGGTGCTCACCGCCACGGTGAAGCCCGACAAGGCCCCCGCCGACGTGGAGAAGCTGCTGTACGCGCAGCTGGACACGCTGGCGCGCATCCCGGTCGCCGCGCGCGAGCTGGAGGCCGCCAAGAACGGCCTGGAGGCGCACCTGGTGCGCGAGCTCAAGACCACCGAGGGCCGCGCCCTCGTGCTGGGCAACTACCAGCTGATGCTGGGCGACTGGAAGCTGGTCAACACCATGATGGACCGCTACCGCGCCGTCACCGCCGCCGACGTGCAGCGCGTCGCGGCCAGGTACTTCAACCCGCTGCGCCGCACGGTGGTCACGTTCATCCCGACCGAAACCGCCGCGGCGCCGGCCCGCTAG